In the genome of Solibacillus silvestris, one region contains:
- a CDS encoding Rrf2 family transcriptional regulator: MKISTKGRYGLTIMIELAKHYGEGPIPLRQIAADKDLSEAYLEQLVSPLRNAGLVKSVRGAYGGYMLAHKPNEISAADVIRVLEGPIQPVEGIENEEAPQRELWMRIRDAVKNVLDTTTIDDLAKYTNNEVSDGYMFYI, translated from the coding sequence ATGAAAATATCGACTAAAGGGCGTTACGGTTTAACGATTATGATTGAATTGGCAAAGCATTATGGTGAAGGACCGATTCCGTTGCGACAAATTGCTGCGGATAAAGATTTATCTGAAGCGTATTTAGAGCAGTTAGTGTCTCCACTCCGCAATGCAGGCCTAGTAAAAAGTGTTCGTGGTGCATACGGCGGCTATATGTTGGCACATAAACCTAATGAAATTTCGGCTGCTGATGTCATCCGCGTATTGGAAGGCCCGATCCAGCCGGTTGAAGGAATTGAAAACGAGGAAGCGCCACAGCGTGAACTGTGGATGCGTATTCGGGATGCAGTAAAAAATGTATTGGATACAACGACGATTGATGATTTGGCAAAATATACGAATAATGAAGTATCTGACGGTTACATGTTTTACATTTAG
- a CDS encoding recombinase RarA, translating into MQNEPLAYKMRPRTIHEIVGQQHIIGSATPLFRMIEKGHVPSMLLYGPPGVGKTSIANAIAGSSKLPFFALNATHAGKKDIEQIVMDARMSGKVLLFLDEIHRFNKLQQDTLLPHVENGSIVLIGATTENPFHDVNPAIRSRCGEILQLERLTGDDIIQLLNQALADKERGLGHLEIDITEQQIEKIANASNGDARKALTLLESVYYASDEKDGVTIINDNAIDALAKRIGVFGDKGGSHFYNLLSALQKSVRGSDPNAALYYLAHLLENGDLVAVCRRLLVMAYEDIGLANPSVGAHVQAATEAAVKLGLPEARIPLATAVVEMCLSDKSNSAYKALDSAIAAIHEGKTGDIPNHLKDAHYAGAAELGHVGYKYPHDSPIGTFGGWVQQQYLPDELAGTEFYKPVIAGEEKRMAAIYEKLKSFKK; encoded by the coding sequence ATGCAAAATGAACCGCTCGCCTATAAAATGAGACCTCGTACAATTCATGAAATTGTCGGGCAACAGCATATTATTGGATCAGCAACACCATTGTTTAGAATGATTGAAAAAGGACATGTACCTTCGATGTTGCTATACGGACCTCCGGGAGTTGGAAAAACATCGATTGCCAATGCCATTGCCGGGAGTTCGAAACTTCCGTTCTTTGCATTGAACGCAACACATGCTGGGAAGAAAGATATTGAGCAAATCGTTATGGACGCGCGTATGAGCGGTAAAGTCCTCTTATTTTTAGATGAAATCCACCGCTTCAACAAACTTCAGCAAGATACATTGCTGCCGCATGTGGAAAACGGTTCAATCGTCTTAATCGGGGCAACAACGGAAAACCCGTTCCATGATGTAAACCCTGCCATCCGTTCGCGCTGCGGGGAAATATTACAATTGGAACGCTTAACAGGCGATGATATCATTCAACTACTCAATCAGGCATTGGCAGATAAAGAACGTGGACTTGGACATTTAGAAATTGATATAACCGAACAGCAAATCGAAAAAATTGCCAATGCTTCCAACGGAGATGCCAGAAAAGCACTAACCCTTTTGGAATCGGTCTATTATGCTTCAGATGAAAAAGACGGAGTAACTATTATCAACGATAATGCGATCGACGCACTTGCAAAAAGAATTGGGGTTTTTGGGGATAAAGGGGGCTCTCATTTCTATAACTTATTGTCTGCCCTTCAAAAATCGGTACGAGGCAGCGATCCAAATGCTGCGCTCTATTATTTGGCTCATTTACTCGAAAATGGGGACTTAGTTGCAGTATGTCGAAGACTGCTCGTCATGGCCTATGAAGATATCGGACTTGCGAATCCTAGTGTCGGAGCACATGTGCAGGCAGCGACGGAAGCTGCCGTGAAACTCGGGTTGCCGGAAGCACGCATACCACTTGCAACCGCTGTCGTTGAAATGTGTTTATCGGACAAATCGAATTCAGCCTATAAAGCATTGGATTCAGCGATTGCAGCAATTCATGAAGGGAAAACCGGTGATATACCGAACCATCTAAAAGATGCTCATTATGCGGGTGCGGCAGAACTCGGTCATGTCGGTTACAAATACCCTCATGATTCCCCTATTGGAACATTTGGTGGCTGGGTGCAACAGCAATATTTACCGGATGAATTGGCAGGTACCGAATTTTATAAGCCCGTCATAGCAGGTGAAGAAAAAAGAATGGCCGCTATATATGAGAAGCTAAAATCCTTTAAGAAATAA
- a CDS encoding GTPase, with the protein MTIEMKNDLLNLPSLQLKMDTIVFENIDTKPNWSKAFEQLDGLLHKVANNFNYFIAKNDGELPSSTTYWTLYMDIASKLLYFTGLAHANLIAEDDMDARAHVSKFYELSASCIPNAHTENNEELLSEIQKSIYQLSGEEVKLTVADNVEQCIKAFKKFAESYEK; encoded by the coding sequence ATGACAATCGAAATGAAAAATGATTTATTGAATTTGCCGAGTCTGCAGTTGAAGATGGATACAATCGTTTTTGAAAATATCGATACAAAACCAAATTGGTCGAAAGCTTTTGAGCAGCTTGATGGATTATTGCACAAAGTAGCGAATAATTTTAATTATTTCATTGCTAAAAATGACGGGGAACTGCCATCAAGCACTACTTATTGGACGCTTTATATGGATATTGCTTCAAAACTTTTATACTTTACCGGTTTAGCGCATGCCAACTTAATTGCGGAAGATGATATGGATGCACGTGCACATGTGAGTAAGTTTTATGAGTTAAGTGCGAGCTGTATTCCAAACGCGCATACTGAAAATAATGAAGAATTGCTTTCGGAGATTCAAAAGAGTATTTACCAGTTAAGCGGTGAAGAAGTTAAGCTGACTGTTGCCGACAATGTGGAGCAGTGTATTAAAGCATTTAAGAAATTTGCAGAGTCATACGAAAAGTAA
- a CDS encoding aminopeptidase, which translates to MVIQQLEYRGLNLHDVIGSVEIAIDADLNTIHIYDTDHIVEPEYDFLTKNFKLSEGFWKMANVIKEKQLFLSNDEKNLDVWIESFNWFFYSSGPSVKIYKLGEMVVFKNDYINIEKLLYEKYFSRLTGESLNGK; encoded by the coding sequence ATGGTCATACAACAATTGGAATACCGGGGTTTGAATTTACATGATGTGATCGGCTCAGTGGAAATTGCAATTGATGCCGATTTAAATACGATTCACATTTATGACACCGATCATATTGTTGAACCTGAATATGATTTTTTAACGAAAAACTTCAAGCTAAGTGAAGGTTTCTGGAAAATGGCGAATGTAATAAAAGAAAAGCAATTATTTTTGAGCAATGATGAAAAAAATTTAGATGTATGGATTGAATCATTTAACTGGTTTTTTTACAGTTCAGGCCCTTCCGTTAAAATCTATAAACTGGGTGAGATGGTTGTATTTAAAAACGACTATATAAATATAGAGAAGTTATTGTATGAAAAGTACTTTTCCCGTTTGACGGGTGAATCTTTAAATGGCAAATGA
- a CDS encoding tRNA threonylcarbamoyladenosine dehydratase produces MLHQFSRNELAIGTEGLEKLKETTVAILGVGGVGSFAAEACARSGIGRIILVDKDNVDITNVNRQLVAYLSTVGKSKSAIMKERIADINPECEVIDMHMFYTEETYEQFFAQGIDYVIDASDTVMYKIHIMKECLKRNIPIISSMGAANKMDPTRFQIADISKTHTDPLAKVIRTKLRKEGIKKGVTVVFSDESPIVVRPDVAQYVGKPEAEIRKAQLPPSSNAFVPSVAGLIAASWVINTILKDIEIKRVQG; encoded by the coding sequence ATGTTACATCAATTTTCACGAAACGAGTTAGCTATTGGAACAGAAGGGTTAGAAAAGCTGAAAGAAACGACAGTCGCAATTTTAGGTGTAGGCGGTGTAGGCTCGTTTGCGGCAGAAGCATGTGCACGCAGCGGGATTGGCCGTATCATATTAGTAGATAAAGATAATGTGGATATTACGAATGTCAATCGTCAATTAGTTGCATATCTATCAACAGTTGGAAAATCAAAGTCCGCTATTATGAAAGAACGGATTGCAGATATTAACCCGGAGTGTGAAGTAATTGATATGCATATGTTTTATACAGAAGAAACATATGAACAGTTTTTCGCACAAGGAATTGATTATGTAATCGATGCATCCGATACAGTTATGTACAAAATCCATATTATGAAAGAATGTTTAAAACGCAACATTCCAATTATCTCAAGCATGGGTGCTGCCAATAAAATGGATCCTACACGATTCCAAATTGCCGATATTTCAAAAACGCATACAGATCCACTAGCAAAAGTAATCCGTACAAAACTGCGTAAAGAAGGCATTAAAAAAGGTGTAACTGTTGTATTTTCAGACGAATCCCCAATTGTCGTACGTCCGGACGTTGCACAATATGTAGGAAAGCCTGAAGCGGAAATCCGCAAAGCACAATTACCACCTTCATCAAATGCATTCGTACCATCTGTTGCCGGATTAATTGCAGCAAGCTGGGTTATTAATACGATTTTAAAAGATATCGAAATTAAACGTGTTCAAGGGTAA
- the aspS gene encoding aspartate--tRNA ligase (catalyzes a two-step reaction, first charging an aspartate molecule by linking its carboxyl group to the alpha-phosphate of ATP, followed by transfer of the aminoacyl-adenylate to its tRNA; contains discriminating and non-discriminating subtypes), with protein sequence MAQRTHACGLVTAAEAGQEVVLKGWVQKRRDLGGLIFVDMRDREGIVQVVFGDQAKDALELANKIRNEFVIEVKGTVVLRDASQINKNMKTGEIEVVASELTIINEAKNPPFAIDNNAEVSEELRLKYRYLDLRRPVMYDTFKMRSDVTRTIRNFLQNEGFLEVETPILTKSTPEGARDYLVPSRVHDGEFYALPQSPQLFKQLLMVGGFEKYFQIARCFRDEDLRADRQPEFTQVDIETSFLSMDEIIEMNERLLTQVMKDVKGIDVVTPFPRMSYKEAMDRFGSDKPDVRFGLELKQLSDIVKESAFGVFANAVANGGEVKAINVKGAAANYSRKDIDALGEFAGRYGAKGLAWLKVTEEGLNGPIAKFFEGEAADTIIQATEAQAGDLLLFVADKSSVVADALGALRLKLGKELGLIDESKFEFLWIVDWPLFEYDEAEGRYYAAHHPFTRPFDEDLELMNTNPKEVRAQAYDIVLNGYELGGGSLRIYEPDLQAKMFELLGFTEEEARAQFGFLLEAFDYGVPPHGGLAMGLDRLVMLLAGRTNLRDTIAFPKTATASCLLTDAPSQVSDAQLEELSLRIAATAKK encoded by the coding sequence ATGGCGCAAAGAACACATGCATGTGGCTTAGTAACAGCTGCAGAAGCGGGACAGGAAGTTGTATTAAAAGGTTGGGTACAAAAACGTCGTGATTTAGGCGGATTAATTTTCGTGGATATGCGTGACCGTGAAGGGATCGTACAGGTAGTTTTCGGTGATCAAGCGAAAGACGCTTTAGAACTTGCCAATAAAATTCGTAATGAATTTGTCATTGAAGTAAAAGGTACAGTAGTTTTACGTGATGCTTCCCAAATTAACAAAAATATGAAGACAGGCGAAATCGAAGTGGTTGCTTCTGAACTGACGATTATTAATGAAGCAAAAAACCCGCCATTCGCAATCGATAACAATGCGGAAGTTTCAGAAGAGTTACGTTTGAAATACCGCTATTTGGATTTACGTCGCCCTGTAATGTATGACACATTTAAGATGCGCTCTGATGTAACACGTACAATCCGCAATTTCTTACAAAACGAAGGCTTCCTGGAAGTGGAAACACCAATTTTAACGAAATCAACACCAGAAGGAGCACGTGACTATTTAGTTCCATCTCGTGTACATGATGGTGAATTTTATGCATTACCGCAATCACCACAGTTATTTAAACAGCTATTAATGGTAGGTGGCTTTGAGAAGTACTTCCAAATTGCTCGTTGCTTCCGCGATGAAGATTTGCGTGCAGACCGTCAGCCGGAATTTACACAAGTCGACATCGAAACTTCATTCTTATCAATGGATGAAATTATTGAAATGAACGAACGTCTTCTTACTCAAGTTATGAAAGATGTAAAAGGCATTGATGTCGTTACACCATTCCCGCGCATGAGCTATAAAGAAGCAATGGATCGTTTCGGTTCAGATAAACCAGATGTTCGTTTTGGACTGGAATTAAAACAGCTTTCAGACATCGTAAAAGAATCAGCATTCGGTGTATTTGCTAACGCAGTGGCAAATGGCGGTGAAGTGAAGGCAATCAATGTAAAAGGCGCAGCAGCAAACTATTCACGCAAAGATATTGATGCATTAGGCGAGTTTGCAGGCCGTTACGGGGCAAAAGGGTTAGCATGGTTAAAAGTGACAGAAGAAGGCTTGAATGGCCCGATTGCGAAGTTCTTTGAAGGCGAAGCAGCTGACACAATCATCCAAGCAACAGAAGCACAGGCTGGTGACTTATTATTATTCGTTGCAGACAAATCTTCTGTAGTTGCAGACGCACTTGGCGCATTACGTTTAAAATTAGGAAAAGAACTAGGCTTAATCGATGAGTCGAAATTCGAATTTTTATGGATTGTTGATTGGCCATTATTCGAATACGATGAGGCGGAAGGTCGTTACTATGCGGCCCACCATCCATTCACTCGCCCATTTGATGAAGATTTAGAGTTAATGAATACAAATCCTAAAGAAGTTCGTGCACAGGCATATGATATCGTATTAAACGGTTATGAGCTTGGCGGCGGATCACTACGTATTTATGAGCCGGATTTACAAGCAAAAATGTTTGAACTGCTTGGATTTACTGAAGAAGAAGCGCGTGCACAGTTCGGCTTCTTACTTGAAGCATTTGACTACGGCGTTCCTCCACATGGTGGTTTGGCGATGGGACTTGACCGATTAGTAATGCTTCTTGCTGGCCGTACAAACTTACGTGATACAATTGCATTCCCTAAAACGGCAACAGCTAGCTGTTTATTAACAGATGCACCATCACAAGTTTCAGATGCACAGCTTGAAGAGTTAAGCTTACGTATCGCAGCGACAGCAAAAAAATAA
- a CDS encoding histidine--tRNA ligase produces the protein MNFKVPKGTQDILPGQSEKWQYVERVIRDLCEKYRYNEIRTPMFESTELFQRGVGDTTDIVQKEMYTFTDKGNRSLTLRPEGTASAVRAYVEHKMFGQADQPVKLYYTGPMFRYERQQAGRYRQFVQFGVEAIGSADPAIDAEVMALAMDVYTTLGLSDLKLVINSLGDKDTRDAHRSALIEHFTPVVGELCSDCQSRLEKNPLRILDCKVDAKHPAMATAPALTNYLTDSSAEYFTKVKQYLDVLGISYEVDPNLVRGLDYYNHTAFEIMITGEGFGSITTLCGGGRYNGLVEDIGGPESPGIGFALSIERLLLALEAKNIELATGNNLEMYVVAMGEEAKLKAVELVSSFRAKGISADMDYLDRKMKAQMKAADRANAKFVIVLGESELEEQAVNVKTMETGDQTKVEFGQLVQYVLENK, from the coding sequence ATGAATTTTAAAGTACCAAAAGGAACACAGGATATTTTACCGGGTCAATCCGAAAAATGGCAGTATGTAGAACGTGTCATCCGTGATTTATGTGAAAAATATCGCTATAACGAAATTCGCACACCAATGTTTGAATCAACAGAACTGTTTCAACGCGGTGTAGGCGATACAACGGATATCGTACAAAAAGAAATGTATACATTTACGGACAAAGGAAATCGTTCGTTAACATTACGTCCAGAAGGAACAGCTTCAGCGGTACGTGCATACGTGGAGCATAAAATGTTCGGTCAGGCAGATCAACCTGTCAAACTTTATTATACAGGTCCAATGTTCCGTTATGAACGTCAACAGGCAGGACGCTATCGCCAATTCGTACAGTTTGGTGTAGAAGCAATCGGCTCAGCTGATCCGGCAATTGATGCGGAAGTAATGGCACTTGCAATGGATGTCTATACAACACTTGGTTTGTCCGATTTAAAATTAGTCATTAATTCATTAGGTGACAAAGATACTCGTGATGCGCACCGCAGTGCATTAATTGAGCATTTTACTCCGGTTGTTGGGGAGCTTTGCAGTGATTGTCAAAGCCGTCTGGAGAAAAATCCTTTACGTATTTTAGATTGTAAAGTAGATGCTAAACACCCGGCAATGGCTACTGCACCGGCTTTAACAAATTATTTGACGGATTCTTCTGCAGAATACTTCACGAAAGTAAAACAATATTTGGATGTACTGGGCATTTCCTATGAAGTGGATCCTAACTTAGTACGTGGTCTTGATTACTATAATCATACGGCGTTTGAAATTATGATTACCGGTGAAGGGTTCGGTTCAATTACGACACTTTGCGGTGGCGGGCGCTATAACGGTTTAGTTGAAGATATTGGCGGACCGGAATCACCTGGTATCGGTTTTGCCCTATCAATTGAACGATTATTATTAGCGCTTGAAGCAAAAAACATCGAGCTTGCAACGGGAAATAATCTGGAAATGTATGTTGTGGCAATGGGTGAAGAAGCTAAACTCAAAGCAGTGGAACTTGTAAGTTCGTTCCGCGCAAAAGGCATTTCAGCAGATATGGATTATTTGGACCGGAAAATGAAAGCGCAAATGAAAGCTGCTGACCGTGCGAATGCGAAATTTGTCATTGTATTAGGTGAGTCAGAATTAGAAGAGCAAGCAGTAAACGTCAAAACAATGGAAACAGGCGATCAGACAAAAGTGGAATTCGGTCAGCTTGTCCAATACGTTTTAGAAAACAAATAG
- a CDS encoding N-acetylmuramoyl-L-alanine amidase: MKKNKIIVGLSILLLFTAVIPYNFSARPAYANGEPLYVNSEILYLREGPGLSYPIIDTLKEGTEIISIEKQGDWHHVQVGQQEGWVAAWLVKTANVQKDSSSDKTVISQVDSLNVRVAPSLSASVLTKISSGTESKFLQQEQDWIQIQFGEMTGWVFAEYVTVKDAKSETPETPTDNVQQEQSNEPIEQIDPNTFTVNVSAVNIRKKPDLTAKKLGLASEGQQFKVLSRDHNWVEIEYEKGKKGWIYSFYGTFTKQLKQNHSSEKEEAKNFVTIIYNGTNLRESPSTSSNVVVIADAGHTYPIVESEGDWFKIAVKDQQTAYVANWVVSENNSQGTTSQNNTSQVAERKQGTLKGLTIVLDAGHGGNDRGTTGVRGTDEKDINIITAEMLRSKLQAAGANVVMTRESDIFVDLRKRVAVSHQASADAFISIHYDANEDSSVSGFTTYYTNGYQQKLAEYVHEGLASKVNLKDRGPRFGNYLVLRENRQNAILLELGYLSNPSEERAITTDYYREQATLGIYQGLLNYFDDQLE; encoded by the coding sequence ATGAAAAAAAATAAAATAATAGTTGGTTTATCAATTTTATTATTGTTCACAGCGGTAATTCCGTATAATTTTTCCGCTCGCCCTGCTTATGCCAACGGGGAACCGTTGTATGTAAACTCGGAAATTTTATATTTACGTGAAGGTCCCGGTCTTTCTTATCCGATCATTGATACGTTAAAAGAAGGAACTGAGATCATTTCGATTGAAAAACAAGGTGATTGGCACCATGTTCAGGTCGGACAACAAGAAGGTTGGGTTGCGGCATGGCTTGTGAAAACAGCAAATGTGCAAAAAGACTCTTCATCAGACAAAACGGTCATTTCTCAAGTGGACTCCTTAAATGTTCGCGTAGCGCCATCATTATCCGCATCTGTGCTGACGAAAATCTCTTCAGGGACGGAAAGTAAATTTTTACAACAAGAACAAGATTGGATTCAAATTCAGTTCGGGGAAATGACAGGTTGGGTATTCGCAGAATATGTCACAGTAAAAGATGCAAAGTCGGAAACACCGGAAACTCCAACTGATAATGTGCAACAGGAACAATCAAATGAACCTATAGAGCAAATTGATCCGAATACATTTACTGTTAATGTAAGTGCCGTAAACATCCGAAAAAAACCTGATTTAACAGCAAAAAAATTAGGACTTGCATCGGAGGGCCAACAGTTTAAAGTGCTTAGCCGCGATCATAATTGGGTCGAGATTGAATATGAAAAAGGCAAAAAGGGTTGGATTTACAGCTTTTACGGAACTTTCACAAAACAATTGAAACAAAATCATTCATCTGAGAAAGAAGAAGCGAAAAACTTTGTCACGATTATTTATAACGGGACAAACTTAAGGGAATCCCCTTCTACTTCTTCAAATGTAGTCGTTATCGCAGATGCTGGTCATACATATCCGATAGTGGAAAGTGAAGGCGACTGGTTTAAAATCGCAGTAAAAGATCAACAGACTGCGTATGTCGCAAACTGGGTTGTAAGTGAAAACAATTCACAGGGAACTACATCCCAAAACAATACAAGTCAAGTAGCCGAGCGTAAACAGGGTACATTAAAAGGCTTAACAATCGTGCTGGATGCCGGTCATGGAGGTAATGACCGTGGTACTACCGGCGTTCGTGGAACCGACGAAAAAGATATTAATATTATTACAGCAGAAATGCTCCGTTCCAAATTACAGGCTGCCGGTGCAAATGTTGTCATGACACGGGAATCTGATATATTTGTCGACTTGCGAAAGCGTGTAGCAGTGTCGCATCAGGCAAGTGCCGATGCGTTTATCAGTATTCACTATGACGCAAATGAAGATAGTTCAGTGAGCGGCTTTACGACCTATTATACAAATGGTTACCAGCAAAAGCTTGCCGAATATGTTCATGAAGGCTTGGCATCAAAAGTTAACTTGAAGGACCGTGGACCGCGCTTCGGAAACTATTTAGTGCTACGCGAAAACCGGCAAAATGCTATATTGCTTGAGCTCGGTTATTTAAGTAATCCTTCTGAAGAACGGGCAATTACTACAGATTATTACCGGGAACAAGCAACACTGGGCATCTATCAAGGGTTATTAAACTATTTCGACGACCAACTTGAATAA
- a CDS encoding alcohol dehydrogenase, translating into MYTAYCRTVQSSMRVGMKLMNWRKPELLQGENSLEKLPDLVKSLELNMLLVITDEGIHKLGLMDKLLEGLQEQNIAFVVYSKTVPNPTFTNIEEALELYNANNCDGIIAFGGGSPMDCAKAVAARIARPDKSLVDLKGLFKVRKEMPPFFAIPTTAGTGSEGTIAAVVSNSETHEKFAIMDPVLVPHYAVLDPVLTINLPPHITSTTGMDALTHAVEAYIGKSNTEETRKYAREAVILIFKYLERAYVEGTDMKARTEMQRASYLAGLAFTRAYVGYVHAIAHTLGGFYQVPHGFANAIILPHVLRFYGKSAAKPLAELATIVGIGKITDSDEKKAKLFIEAIEALNEKMNIPRKITGIINRDVPLMVERAIQEANPLYPVPRIVNKDEMFYLYQVIQE; encoded by the coding sequence ATGTATACAGCCTATTGTAGAACCGTCCAAAGTTCAATGCGTGTCGGTATGAAGCTTATGAACTGGAGAAAGCCAGAATTACTCCAAGGGGAAAACAGCCTTGAAAAATTGCCGGACCTTGTGAAAAGTTTAGAGTTAAATATGCTTTTAGTGATTACAGATGAAGGAATTCACAAACTTGGGCTTATGGATAAGTTATTGGAGGGCTTACAGGAGCAAAATATTGCATTTGTTGTCTATAGTAAAACCGTTCCAAATCCAACTTTCACAAATATTGAAGAAGCGTTGGAACTGTATAATGCGAATAATTGTGATGGCATTATAGCATTTGGCGGCGGGTCACCGATGGATTGTGCTAAGGCAGTTGCGGCAAGGATAGCACGCCCCGATAAATCGCTGGTTGATTTAAAGGGATTATTCAAAGTAAGAAAAGAAATGCCGCCGTTTTTTGCGATTCCGACAACGGCCGGAACGGGAAGCGAAGGGACGATAGCCGCAGTCGTATCAAATAGTGAAACACATGAGAAATTCGCTATTATGGATCCGGTGCTTGTCCCGCATTACGCTGTACTAGATCCGGTATTAACGATTAATTTGCCTCCGCATATTACATCTACGACGGGAATGGACGCTTTGACACATGCCGTGGAAGCCTATATTGGAAAAAGTAATACAGAGGAGACGAGAAAATATGCCCGTGAAGCGGTTATACTTATTTTTAAGTATTTAGAGCGCGCCTATGTTGAGGGAACAGATATGAAAGCAAGGACGGAAATGCAGCGTGCGTCCTATTTGGCCGGACTTGCATTTACCCGGGCATATGTAGGCTATGTTCATGCCATTGCTCATACACTCGGTGGTTTCTATCAAGTTCCGCACGGATTTGCCAATGCGATTATCCTGCCACATGTCCTGCGATTTTACGGCAAAAGCGCTGCTAAGCCATTAGCAGAACTGGCGACAATTGTAGGAATCGGAAAAATAACAGACAGCGATGAAAAAAAGGCAAAGTTATTTATTGAAGCGATTGAAGCGTTAAATGAAAAGATGAACATCCCTCGAAAAATAACAGGAATCATCAACCGTGATGTGCCATTAATGGTAGAGCGCGCTATACAAGAAGCGAACCCGCTGTACCCGGTACCGCGCATTGTGAATAAAGATGAAATGTTTTATTTATATCAAGTCATTCAGGAATAA
- a CDS encoding phosphate-starvation-inducible protein PsiE gives MAKKVKEYKINPDRVEEALLVQNRMLLELLVQVLDEQLVIERPILHERLGNLIELSDNDRDLKDTLHGLTQKL, from the coding sequence ATGGCGAAAAAAGTAAAAGAATATAAAATTAACCCAGATCGAGTGGAAGAAGCATTATTAGTACAAAACCGTATGCTTCTTGAATTATTGGTTCAAGTTTTAGATGAGCAACTAGTAATTGAACGTCCAATTTTACACGAACGTTTAGGAAACCTAATCGAGCTTTCAGACAACGATCGTGATTTAAAAGATACTTTACACGGTTTAACTCAAAAATTATAA
- a CDS encoding NUDIX hydrolase, translating to MTLHEQIELYVPYNEQEAKDRDIILRAMASLSDVLTRNNEVLHFTASAFVFNPDRTRVLMAHHNIYNSWGWMGGHADGDPDLFNVAKKELMEEAGLTEAKAIQDDIISLDILPVIGHMKNEKYVAAHLHFNVTYIFEVEDEATFKAKLDENSEVGWIAIDEVAEKCTEAHMIPIYEKIIEKVKKIGC from the coding sequence ATGACCTTACATGAACAAATTGAACTGTATGTACCTTACAATGAACAGGAAGCAAAAGATCGAGACATCATTTTACGTGCAATGGCTAGTTTATCGGATGTCCTGACAAGAAATAATGAAGTTCTGCATTTTACTGCTTCAGCTTTTGTATTCAATCCAGACCGCACCCGTGTACTGATGGCTCATCATAATATTTATAATTCATGGGGCTGGATGGGCGGTCATGCAGACGGCGATCCTGATTTATTTAATGTAGCGAAAAAAGAGCTGATGGAAGAAGCAGGTCTTACAGAAGCAAAAGCAATACAGGACGATATTATTTCGCTGGATATCCTGCCGGTTATCGGTCATATGAAAAACGAAAAATATGTTGCAGCACATTTACATTTTAATGTGACTTATATATTTGAAGTGGAAGATGAAGCGACATTTAAAGCGAAGCTTGATGAAAACAGTGAAGTCGGTTGGATCGCAATAGACGAAGTTGCCGAAAAATGTACGGAAGCGCATATGATTCCAATCTATGAGAAAATTATAGAGAAGGTAAAAAAAATCGGCTGTTAA